The proteins below come from a single Tenuifilum thalassicum genomic window:
- the hisF gene encoding imidazole glycerol phosphate synthase subunit HisF, which translates to MLAKRIIPCLDVKDGRTVKGINFSNLTDAGDPVELAKRYYNESADELVLLDISATLEGRETFVDTIINVAKAIAIPFTVGGGISSVQQAERLLKAGADKVSINTAAIQNPRLIGELAERFGSQCVVVAIDTKLTAKGWEVVTHAGTQQTGIMADKWAKTCEMLGAGEILLTSFTSDGTQQGFAIDITREISQTVNIPVIASGGAGMLDHFAEVFIKGKADAALAAGIFHYGMLTVKQVKEYLLKQNINVRN; encoded by the coding sequence ATGCTTGCAAAACGAATAATACCATGCCTTGATGTAAAAGACGGGCGCACAGTCAAGGGGATAAACTTTAGCAATTTGACAGATGCCGGCGACCCTGTTGAACTTGCAAAAAGGTATTACAACGAAAGCGCCGATGAGTTGGTCCTGCTCGATATCTCGGCAACGCTTGAAGGACGTGAAACTTTTGTTGATACCATTATAAACGTTGCAAAAGCAATTGCCATACCCTTTACTGTAGGAGGGGGCATTAGCAGCGTTCAACAGGCAGAAAGGTTGTTAAAAGCAGGAGCCGACAAAGTATCAATTAATACGGCTGCTATCCAAAATCCAAGGCTAATAGGAGAACTTGCCGAGCGATTTGGCTCACAGTGCGTTGTGGTAGCCATCGACACCAAGCTAACCGCAAAAGGTTGGGAAGTTGTTACTCACGCTGGAACTCAACAAACGGGGATAATGGCAGATAAATGGGCAAAAACATGCGAAATGCTTGGCGCTGGAGAAATACTACTCACCTCATTCACTTCCGATGGCACCCAACAAGGCTTTGCCATTGATATAACAAGGGAAATATCACAAACAGTTAACATTCCTGTTATCGCATCTGGTGGTGCTGGTATGCTTGACCACTTTGCTGAGGTTTTTATTAAAGGCAAAGCCGATGCTGCTTTGGCAGCTGGTATTTTTCACTACGGAATGCTTACTGTTAAACAGGTTAAAGAATACTTACTGAAGCAAAATATTAATGTTAGAAACTAA
- the hisG gene encoding ATP phosphoribosyltransferase, giving the protein MNTKITLAIQKSGRLNQGTIELLSRCGIKVSNGGNHLKALAEGFPMEVLLLRDDDIPQYVADGVADIGILGLNEVLEKGKDVEIVRKLGFSRCRLSIAVPSAVSYTGREWLSGKRIATSYPEILRSFLKENSLDAEIHTISGSVEITPGIGMADAIFEIVSSGGTLLSNNLKEVDVIMKSEAVLIANKNLNQTKIELLKKLEFRIEAVRKAQRNKYILLNAPKNRLNEIIGLIPGMKSPTILPLAQEGWFSLHSVVNEDDFWEVIGKLKDAGAEGILVVPIEKMVI; this is encoded by the coding sequence ATGAATACAAAAATTACGCTGGCCATTCAAAAGAGTGGTCGACTAAATCAGGGAACTATAGAGCTGCTCAGCCGATGTGGAATCAAAGTTAGCAATGGAGGTAATCATCTTAAAGCGTTAGCCGAAGGTTTTCCAATGGAGGTGTTACTCCTGCGCGACGACGATATTCCACAATACGTTGCCGATGGAGTAGCCGATATAGGAATTCTTGGACTAAACGAAGTTTTGGAAAAGGGAAAGGATGTTGAGATAGTCCGCAAGCTTGGCTTTTCCCGATGTCGCCTATCGATAGCCGTACCTAGCGCAGTAAGCTACACCGGACGTGAGTGGCTGTCGGGAAAAAGAATAGCCACATCCTATCCCGAGATTCTACGCTCATTTCTAAAAGAGAATAGCCTAGATGCTGAAATTCACACCATCAGCGGTTCGGTGGAGATAACACCTGGAATTGGCATGGCCGATGCCATTTTTGAAATTGTTAGCAGTGGAGGCACCTTGCTAAGCAATAACCTAAAAGAGGTAGATGTGATTATGAAAAGCGAGGCCGTATTAATTGCCAACAAGAACCTCAATCAAACCAAAATTGAACTACTTAAAAAACTTGAGTTTCGCATTGAGGCTGTTCGTAAAGCGCAAAGAAACAAATATATCTTACTAAATGCACCAAAGAACAGGCTAAACGAGATTATTGGGTTAATCCCAGGTATGAAAAGTCCAACCATTCTTCCATTGGCCCAAGAGGGATGGTTCTCGCTGCACTCGGTGGTTAACGAGGATGATTTTTGGGAAGTTATCGGCAAGCTCAAAGATGCTGGTGCCGAAGGTATTCTTGTTGTTCCAATTGAAAAAATGGTCATTTAA
- a CDS encoding TonB-dependent receptor plug domain-containing protein produces the protein MRFVKGCIVGAILFPAIVQAQMSIDDTIRVDEVAIYSTYRQSHTIGTNSFKVDSLKLKTFEGRNLSELLQSSGASIRTYGVGGLSSIALRGGSSVHTAVVWNGINLQSPMNGGVNLSQLPTMLFNSIKVQHGGNGTIYGSGAISGIVILESKSLLQQPNGIEVGTIYGDGHTRGVVASGKYGTQNLALSLKYNGTWADNDFEFINTYKFGNPRERISNAQAKLHGLMADVSVRIGQNSLWNFSGWLTSNDKNVQTLMSSYQASHANQVDNNYALSSNLVSELSKFSVRFKNAYVNAKNRYEDSTSNIYSNNRSKQLINEIELKKEVFSKSEIVAGVGHTIDMAKSDSYIKNAVRNRISAYASMVNRFFDSRVTVATSVRDELVDGDFIPVVASGGVELEVFKWMRLKASAATSYRLPTLNDLYWATTTFASGNPDLKPEHGWNADGGADFIVSLPAGRLSLSVTYYITELNDWIVWLPDANDNGRWKPDNFNHGKSNGIEGFLRFNIGSRRIKVISDLSYTYTNSKVYDIGDYDGKPMIYVPRHRVGGSFSLSYNGFSILYTHSFASERYTDDQNKLPYYNLGDAVLAYNFSLAGSKASISVGINNVWNEQYQLMRNYAMPLRNYFVRLNVEIQSKSTR, from the coding sequence ATGCGTTTTGTAAAAGGTTGTATTGTTGGAGCTATTTTATTCCCTGCTATCGTTCAGGCCCAAATGAGTATCGACGATACCATTAGGGTTGATGAGGTGGCTATATATTCTACCTATAGGCAATCGCATACTATTGGTACTAATAGTTTTAAGGTTGACTCACTGAAACTTAAAACCTTCGAAGGTCGAAACCTTTCCGAATTGCTTCAGTCGTCTGGTGCTAGTATTCGTACCTATGGGGTTGGTGGGCTATCATCCATTGCCCTGAGGGGGGGGAGTTCGGTTCATACTGCAGTAGTGTGGAATGGAATAAACTTGCAAAGTCCTATGAATGGAGGTGTCAACCTTTCGCAACTGCCAACAATGCTTTTCAATAGTATAAAGGTGCAACACGGGGGTAATGGCACTATTTATGGTAGTGGCGCTATCTCTGGGATTGTTATTCTGGAAAGTAAGAGCTTGCTTCAACAACCTAATGGAATAGAAGTAGGAACTATTTATGGCGATGGCCATACTCGAGGTGTAGTTGCAAGTGGAAAGTACGGAACCCAAAACTTAGCCCTCTCGCTAAAGTACAATGGAACATGGGCCGATAACGATTTTGAGTTTATTAATACCTATAAGTTTGGAAATCCCCGCGAACGAATATCTAATGCTCAAGCCAAACTTCATGGACTAATGGCCGATGTATCGGTTCGAATTGGTCAAAATAGTCTATGGAATTTTTCAGGTTGGCTAACTAGTAACGATAAGAATGTGCAAACACTTATGAGTAGCTATCAGGCCTCTCATGCTAATCAGGTTGATAATAATTATGCTCTTTCATCGAACCTCGTTTCTGAGCTAAGCAAATTTTCTGTCAGATTTAAGAATGCATACGTGAATGCCAAAAATAGGTACGAAGATTCTACAAGTAATATTTATAGCAATAACAGAAGTAAACAGCTTATAAATGAGATTGAGTTAAAGAAAGAGGTCTTTTCAAAAAGCGAAATTGTTGCGGGTGTTGGGCATACAATCGATATGGCCAAATCAGACAGCTATATCAAGAATGCTGTTAGAAATCGTATTTCTGCATACGCTTCTATGGTTAACCGTTTTTTTGACAGCAGGGTTACCGTTGCAACATCAGTTCGCGATGAGCTTGTTGATGGTGATTTTATTCCAGTTGTCGCCTCGGGTGGGGTTGAGTTAGAGGTTTTCAAATGGATGAGGCTAAAAGCATCGGCTGCAACCAGCTATCGCCTGCCTACACTAAATGATTTGTACTGGGCTACAACTACATTTGCATCTGGAAACCCCGATTTAAAACCTGAACATGGTTGGAATGCCGATGGAGGCGCTGATTTTATTGTGTCATTACCTGCTGGAAGATTATCCTTATCGGTTACATATTACATAACAGAGCTAAACGATTGGATTGTTTGGCTTCCCGATGCTAACGATAATGGGCGCTGGAAGCCCGATAACTTTAACCATGGAAAATCAAATGGGATTGAAGGTTTTCTGAGGTTTAATATTGGGAGTCGACGAATTAAAGTGATTTCCGATTTAAGTTACACCTATACAAATTCAAAAGTATACGATATAGGCGATTACGATGGAAAACCTATGATATATGTTCCGCGTCATCGGGTGGGGGGATCGTTTTCGTTGTCTTATAATGGGTTTAGCATTCTATACACGCATTCATTTGCATCGGAACGTTATACCGATGACCAGAACAAGCTACCATACTATAATTTAGGTGATGCTGTACTAGCATATAACTTTTCATTAGCAGGTAGTAAGGCAAGCATTAGCGTGGGCATTAATAATGTGTGGAATGAGCAATATCAGCTCATGCGTAACTATGCTATGCCTTTAAGGAACTATTTTGTTAGGCTTAATGTCGAAATTCAATCAAAATCAACTAGATAG
- the hisC gene encoding histidinol-phosphate transaminase, with amino-acid sequence MMTIENVTSLVRPNIASLKPYSSARSEFTGENKILLDANENPFELWEMEKINRYPDPLQTNVKQIIAQIKGIKPEQLFIGNGSDEAVDLIIRCFCEPASDRIAIFEPTYGMYSVCATINNIGVEKYLLKDDFCIDADSFLNRVTKDVKVVFICNPNNPTGNSQKFGVIEQILSEINGLVVVDEAYIDFCSDKSVVSLVNRYPNLIVLQTFSKAWGLAGARIGLAIANRQIISILNRVKFPYNIGKPSLQILKNSLSNKALMEKFIAQITGERQNLYEQLKQFSFITMVYPSEANFLLVKTTNAQKIYTYLLDKNIVVRNRSHEPLCSNCLRITVGTPAENQILIETLKKLNL; translated from the coding sequence ATGATGACAATTGAAAACGTAACTTCACTGGTGAGGCCAAATATTGCATCACTTAAACCCTATTCATCGGCGCGAAGTGAATTCACAGGTGAAAACAAAATTCTTTTGGATGCAAATGAGAATCCGTTTGAGCTATGGGAAATGGAAAAGATTAATCGCTACCCCGACCCACTGCAAACAAATGTAAAACAAATAATTGCCCAAATTAAAGGGATAAAACCGGAGCAATTGTTTATTGGAAACGGAAGCGATGAAGCAGTTGACCTAATAATACGATGCTTTTGTGAACCTGCCTCAGATAGAATTGCAATATTTGAGCCTACCTATGGCATGTATTCGGTATGTGCAACAATTAATAATATTGGAGTTGAAAAATATCTTCTAAAAGATGATTTCTGTATTGATGCCGATTCTTTTCTAAACAGGGTAACAAAAGATGTTAAGGTAGTTTTTATTTGCAATCCGAATAATCCAACAGGAAACAGTCAAAAGTTTGGCGTAATAGAACAAATATTATCAGAAATCAATGGGCTGGTTGTTGTTGATGAAGCATATATTGATTTTTGTTCGGATAAATCGGTGGTTAGTTTAGTTAATCGATATCCTAACCTAATAGTGCTTCAAACCTTTTCCAAGGCCTGGGGACTTGCAGGTGCAAGAATAGGCTTGGCCATTGCCAATAGGCAAATTATAAGTATTCTGAACAGGGTGAAATTCCCTTACAATATTGGTAAACCATCCTTGCAGATACTTAAGAATTCCCTTTCGAATAAAGCGTTAATGGAAAAATTTATCGCACAGATAACCGGTGAAAGACAAAACCTCTACGAACAGCTAAAGCAGTTCTCTTTTATTACAATGGTTTACCCATCCGAAGCCAATTTTCTCCTTGTAAAAACAACCAATGCCCAAAAAATCTACACATATCTGCTTGACAAAAACATTGTTGTTCGGAATCGTAGCCATGAACCGCTGTGTAGCAACTGCTTAAGAATAACCGTGGGCACACCTGCCGAAAACCAAATACTAATTGAAACCTTAAAAAAGCTAAACCTATGA
- a CDS encoding 1-(5-phosphoribosyl)-5-[(5-phosphoribosylamino)methylideneamino]imidazole-4-carboxamide isomerase: MLAVPAIDIIDGKCVRLYQGNFLSAKSYGTNPLEQAKAFEDNGFTNLHLIDLDGAKEGVPKNLKTLEKIAKSTNIKIDFGGGLRSTESINSAISAGAWKVNLGTILTSMNVDINIDSIKEKVIAAIDCENNMVKSNGWQNQTSIKIDDLIAQLVNDGFSHFTVTDISRDGTLTAPSFYLYERLRRLYPNVALWASGGVSSITDLKNLKRLGVDGAIIGKAIYEKRINPKELLKCLQNE, encoded by the coding sequence ATGCTAGCAGTACCAGCCATAGATATTATCGATGGGAAATGTGTTAGGCTTTACCAAGGTAACTTTTTAAGTGCAAAAAGCTACGGCACAAACCCACTTGAGCAAGCTAAGGCGTTTGAAGATAATGGGTTTACAAATCTTCACCTTATCGACCTTGATGGAGCAAAGGAAGGTGTTCCAAAAAACCTTAAAACACTTGAGAAAATTGCAAAATCAACAAATATCAAAATTGACTTTGGTGGCGGATTAAGAAGCACGGAAAGCATCAATAGCGCAATTAGTGCTGGTGCATGGAAGGTGAACCTTGGAACTATCCTAACATCAATGAATGTTGATATAAATATCGACAGCATAAAAGAGAAAGTCATAGCAGCTATTGATTGTGAGAATAACATGGTGAAGTCCAATGGATGGCAAAACCAAACATCTATAAAGATTGATGATTTAATTGCCCAACTGGTAAACGATGGCTTTAGCCATTTCACGGTTACTGATATTAGTCGTGATGGAACACTAACCGCACCTTCATTCTACCTGTATGAACGCCTTAGAAGACTCTACCCTAATGTTGCCCTATGGGCAAGCGGTGGAGTAAGTTCAATTACCGATTTGAAAAACCTTAAAAGGTTAGGTGTTGATGGTGCCATTATAGGCAAGGCCATTTACGAAAAAAGAATTAACCCTAAAGAATTATTGAAATGCTTGCAAAACGAATAA
- the hisB gene encoding bifunctional histidinol-phosphatase/imidazoleglycerol-phosphate dehydratase HisB, producing the protein MKPILFIDRDGTLIKEPNDQQVDSFDKLEFMPGVFTWLGKVCRELNFYLVMVTNQDGLGTKSFPESDFWGPHNILLKALKAEGITFDEILIDRSLPGENKPTRKPGTGLVKHLLIPDFDIQNSFVIGDRETDERFAQNIGCKAIRFGSKSAFEQNLSASNWEQVFYLLKPKRVARLARKTTETDIAISISLDGDGIFRIDTGIHFFNHMLEQLSKHSGIDMDITCKGDLNVDEHHTIEDVGIALGEALKLAIGDKKGINRYGFDIPMDESLARVAIDFSGRPYLVFNGDFKREYLGGMPTEMIKHFFHSLAYSGGLTINIEFNGENDHHKTEAIFKAFARSLKQAICQDGNNLPSTKGKL; encoded by the coding sequence ATGAAGCCAATTCTTTTTATCGACCGTGATGGGACATTAATAAAAGAACCCAACGACCAGCAGGTTGATAGTTTTGACAAACTCGAATTCATGCCCGGTGTATTTACCTGGCTTGGCAAGGTTTGTAGAGAACTTAACTTCTACCTTGTTATGGTCACCAACCAGGATGGGCTTGGCACAAAAAGTTTTCCAGAGTCGGACTTTTGGGGACCACATAACATCTTACTTAAAGCGTTAAAAGCCGAAGGTATTACATTCGACGAAATACTAATTGACCGCTCGCTACCCGGTGAAAACAAACCAACCCGTAAGCCTGGAACAGGACTTGTCAAACATCTTCTTATACCCGATTTTGACATACAAAACTCTTTTGTGATTGGCGACCGTGAAACCGATGAGCGTTTTGCCCAAAACATCGGTTGCAAAGCTATTAGATTTGGCAGCAAATCTGCATTTGAGCAAAACCTTTCTGCCAGCAATTGGGAACAGGTATTCTATCTACTTAAACCTAAAAGAGTTGCCCGCCTAGCTCGCAAAACTACCGAAACCGATATTGCAATTAGTATCAGTTTAGACGGTGATGGAATATTTAGAATTGATACTGGAATCCACTTCTTTAACCACATGCTTGAGCAGCTCTCAAAGCATTCGGGCATCGATATGGATATTACGTGTAAAGGCGACCTTAATGTCGACGAGCATCACACTATTGAAGATGTTGGCATTGCGCTTGGCGAAGCGCTAAAATTGGCTATAGGCGATAAAAAAGGGATAAATCGCTATGGATTTGACATACCTATGGACGAGAGCCTTGCAAGAGTGGCCATCGATTTTAGTGGAAGACCATATCTTGTTTTTAATGGCGATTTTAAACGAGAGTACCTTGGTGGTATGCCCACCGAAATGATAAAGCATTTTTTCCACTCACTGGCCTATAGCGGAGGATTAACCATAAATATCGAATTTAATGGAGAGAACGACCACCATAAGACCGAAGCCATATTTAAAGCCTTTGCTAGAAGTCTTAAACAAGCCATTTGCCAGGATGGAAATAATCTACCATCTACTAAAGGCAAACTTTAA
- the hisH gene encoding imidazole glycerol phosphate synthase subunit HisH, translating to MMSRLNIGIIQYGAGNQASIRNALDKFGVNAFPVSTKEELNKADKLIIPGVGHAKKAMQQLNSLGLTEAIIQTDIPLLGICLGMQLLGRFSAEGSTSCLNICDYETHKFGIKLKIPHMGWNMVKLADAPLFYKLGESEWFYYVHSYYVPKSANTIATSNYEIDFIAAVRQNNFWGVQFHPEKSGEKGLQIIKNFIELC from the coding sequence ATGATGAGTAGGCTAAATATTGGAATAATACAGTATGGAGCAGGGAACCAAGCTTCTATACGAAATGCACTTGATAAATTTGGTGTAAATGCCTTTCCTGTAAGCACAAAAGAGGAGCTAAACAAGGCCGACAAGCTAATAATTCCAGGAGTTGGGCATGCAAAAAAGGCCATGCAACAACTAAACTCATTGGGATTAACCGAAGCAATCATTCAAACTGATATTCCACTGTTAGGCATTTGCCTTGGTATGCAACTACTTGGCAGATTTAGTGCCGAAGGAAGCACCAGCTGCCTGAATATATGCGATTATGAAACGCACAAATTCGGCATTAAGCTAAAAATCCCACACATGGGATGGAATATGGTAAAACTAGCAGACGCCCCACTCTTTTACAAGCTTGGGGAAAGTGAATGGTTTTACTATGTGCATAGCTACTATGTTCCTAAAAGCGCTAATACCATTGCAACTTCAAACTACGAAATTGACTTTATAGCAGCGGTAAGGCAAAATAACTTTTGGGGCGTTCAGTTTCACCCCGAAAAAAGTGGAGAAAAAGGATTACAAATCATTAAGAACTTTATTGAGCTATGCTAG
- the hisD gene encoding histidinol dehydrogenase, producing MRIIIDAQNIDYLEILKRPCELNIGLREQVSAIISKVKADGDKALKEFTSKFDRVELDTIEVDLKALNDSKKHVETELGLAIEVASKNIEQFHAAQRIQEIEVNTMPGVTCKLLYRPLNRVGLYIPGGTAPLISTALMLGVPARVAGCNELIVCTPPPINPAILYACSLINARVFCVGGAQAIAAMAFGTESIPRVDKIFGPGNSFVTEAKMQVAAMGVPIDIPAGPSELLVVADESANPTFIAADLLSQAEHGTDSQVVLISTSQTIIDNTLNELKSQLTKLPRKEIAQESLKNSAAIKVDSIKRALEISNGYAPEHLILAVNDASRHVDQVMNAGSIFLGSYTPESVGDYASGTNHTLPTSGFARNWSGVSLNSFTKTITVQEVDKKGIASIGQTVIALAEAEQLNAHANAVKVRLNQLKKNQK from the coding sequence ATGAGAATTATTATTGATGCACAAAATATAGACTACTTAGAGATATTAAAACGTCCTTGTGAACTCAATATTGGTTTAAGGGAACAGGTTTCTGCTATTATTTCAAAGGTTAAAGCCGATGGCGACAAAGCGCTCAAAGAGTTTACATCGAAGTTTGATAGAGTTGAACTTGATACGATAGAAGTAGATTTAAAAGCGCTTAATGACTCAAAAAAACATGTTGAAACCGAACTAGGATTAGCCATTGAGGTAGCAAGTAAAAACATTGAACAATTTCATGCTGCCCAGCGCATTCAGGAAATTGAGGTTAACACGATGCCGGGAGTTACCTGCAAGCTACTTTACCGGCCATTAAATCGTGTAGGGCTTTATATTCCTGGTGGCACTGCACCGCTAATATCTACAGCGCTTATGCTTGGCGTACCTGCAAGAGTTGCTGGTTGCAATGAGCTTATTGTCTGCACGCCCCCCCCAATTAATCCGGCTATACTATATGCCTGTAGCTTAATTAATGCAAGAGTTTTTTGCGTAGGTGGTGCACAAGCCATTGCAGCCATGGCATTTGGTACGGAAAGCATTCCCAGGGTTGATAAGATTTTTGGCCCTGGCAACAGCTTTGTAACCGAGGCCAAGATGCAAGTTGCAGCAATGGGCGTTCCAATTGATATACCTGCAGGCCCATCGGAGCTGTTAGTTGTTGCCGATGAATCAGCAAACCCAACTTTTATTGCAGCCGATTTGCTTTCGCAGGCCGAGCATGGTACCGATAGCCAGGTGGTGCTAATTAGCACTAGCCAAACGATAATTGATAACACTTTAAACGAATTAAAGTCACAGCTTACCAAGTTGCCCCGCAAGGAAATTGCTCAGGAATCGTTAAAAAATAGCGCTGCTATAAAGGTTGATTCCATTAAACGTGCCCTGGAAATAAGCAATGGCTATGCACCAGAACACTTAATACTGGCAGTAAATGACGCATCGAGGCACGTTGACCAAGTTATGAATGCCGGCTCGATATTTTTAGGTAGCTACACCCCCGAATCGGTTGGCGATTACGCAAGTGGAACCAACCATACCCTACCAACCAGCGGCTTTGCACGAAACTGGAGCGGAGTAAGTTTGAACTCATTTACCAAAACAATAACAGTTCAAGAGGTTGATAAAAAGGGAATTGCAAGCATCGGGCAAACCGTGATTGCACTTGCCGAAGCTGAACAGCTAAATGCTCACGCAAACGCAGTAAAGGTCAGACTAAATCAGCTTAAAAAGAATCAAAAATGA
- the hisIE gene encoding bifunctional phosphoribosyl-AMP cyclohydrolase/phosphoribosyl-ATP diphosphatase HisIE: MTTLNFDKLNGLIPAIIQDAATNRVLMLGFMNREALEVTRKTGLATFYSRTRRQIWTKGETSGNYLKVAAIIPDCDGDTLLVKVNPQGPVCHTGNDTCFNEINRNSLGFIEYLESVIESRKDEQPDSSYTAKLFSAGNKRIAKKIGEEAVELALESETGSNERLLDETADLIYHALVLLASRNLKFENVIDVLKNRHADSKASNEQIDNFKRGEKQWGK, from the coding sequence ATGACAACACTAAACTTTGACAAGTTAAATGGATTAATTCCAGCAATTATTCAAGACGCAGCAACAAACCGAGTGTTAATGCTTGGTTTCATGAACCGCGAGGCACTTGAAGTAACAAGAAAAACTGGATTGGCAACCTTTTACAGCCGAACACGAAGGCAGATTTGGACAAAAGGCGAGACATCGGGCAACTACCTTAAAGTAGCAGCAATAATTCCCGATTGCGATGGCGACACCTTACTGGTTAAAGTAAATCCGCAAGGGCCTGTTTGCCACACTGGAAACGACACCTGCTTTAACGAGATAAACCGAAACTCATTAGGCTTTATTGAATATCTGGAGAGTGTTATTGAATCGCGAAAGGACGAGCAGCCCGATAGTAGCTATACCGCAAAGCTATTTTCTGCAGGAAACAAAAGAATAGCCAAGAAAATTGGTGAAGAGGCCGTTGAGCTGGCTTTAGAATCAGAAACAGGTTCAAACGAAAGGTTACTAGACGAAACCGCCGACCTGATTTACCACGCCTTAGTATTACTTGCAAGCCGAAACCTCAAGTTTGAAAATGTTATTGATGTTCTCAAAAACAGACATGCTGATAGTAAAGCATCCAACGAACAGATAGACAATTTCAAACGAGGTGAAAAGCAATGGGGAAAGTAA
- a CDS encoding IS30 family transposase, whose protein sequence is MKHLTLEQRYALKAYLDCGKTKSEIARALKVHKSTIYREISRNSSKRGAYNPDSANELAEERKERFCQNRRFDTSMQVKIDNWIKEEQWSPEQIKGHCDRNGIEMVSHERIYQYIRADKQAGGELHKHMRHKLKHRNRPVGGKHVVIRNKVSIDDRPAVINNKERFGDWEIDLIVGRNNKGAMVTLVERKTSMILIRKLEDGKDADGLANTVIRMLLPYKNSVKSITSDNGSEFARHEKIAKKLKADFYFAHPYSSWERGLSEYSNKLIRQYIPKKSNFDTFDSDFVKQVQHKINRRPRKTLHFSTPKTEFFNCVAFAC, encoded by the coding sequence ATGAAGCATTTGACATTGGAGCAAAGATACGCATTAAAAGCGTATTTGGATTGCGGGAAAACAAAAAGTGAAATAGCCAGGGCTTTAAAAGTTCACAAGAGCACTATTTATCGTGAAATAAGTCGCAATAGTAGCAAGCGAGGTGCTTATAATCCTGATTCTGCTAACGAGTTAGCGGAAGAGAGGAAAGAGCGTTTCTGTCAGAATCGCAGGTTTGATACAAGCATGCAAGTAAAGATAGACAATTGGATAAAAGAAGAGCAGTGGTCGCCAGAGCAAATAAAGGGACATTGTGATAGAAATGGAATTGAAATGGTATCTCATGAAAGAATATACCAGTACATAAGGGCAGATAAACAGGCCGGAGGAGAGCTGCATAAGCATATGCGGCATAAGCTAAAACACCGCAATCGCCCTGTTGGAGGGAAGCATGTGGTTATAAGAAACAAGGTTTCCATTGACGATAGGCCTGCTGTAATAAACAACAAGGAGCGTTTTGGTGATTGGGAGATTGACCTAATTGTTGGGAGGAATAATAAAGGAGCAATGGTAACTTTAGTTGAAAGAAAAACATCAATGATTTTAATAAGGAAATTGGAGGATGGTAAAGATGCAGATGGACTTGCTAATACCGTAATTAGAATGCTACTGCCCTATAAGAACAGCGTAAAATCAATAACCAGTGATAACGGTTCCGAATTTGCCAGACATGAAAAAATAGCGAAAAAATTGAAGGCTGACTTTTACTTCGCTCATCCATATTCTTCTTGGGAAAGGGGATTAAGTGAGTACTCTAATAAATTAATAAGACAGTACATCCCTAAAAAATCAAATTTTGATACCTTTGATTCAGATTTTGTGAAACAGGTACAACATAAAATAAACAGAAGACCAAGGAAGACTTTGCATTTTAGTACTCCAAAAACAGAGTTCTTTAATTGTGTCGCATTTGCTTGTTGA